Proteins co-encoded in one Malus sylvestris chromosome 9, drMalSylv7.2, whole genome shotgun sequence genomic window:
- the LOC126583295 gene encoding ADP-ribosylation factor-like isoform X2, with translation MHRQILRSTYSVKYSVGIGIAAKDSPFPFFLETLIRPRERNHRRSTLSLSLSLSSNSPSSSGSKMGLSFTKLFSRLFAKKEMRILMVGLDAAGKTTILYKLKLGEIVTTIPTIGFNVETVEYKNISFTVWDVGGQDKIRPLWRHYFQNTQGLIFVVDSNDRDRVVEARDELHRMLNEDELREAVLLVFANKQDLPNAMNAAEITDKLGLHSLRQRHWYIQSTCATSGEGLYEGLDWLSNNIANKA, from the exons ATGCACAGACAGATCCTTCGTTCCACGTATAGCGTGAAATATAGCGTCGGTATCGGTATTGCTGCCAAGGACAGCC ccttccccttcttcttagAGACGCTCATACGCCCTAGAGAGAGAAACCACCGCAgatctactctctctctctctctctctctctcttcaaattCTCCATCTTCCTCAG GTTCGAAAATGGGGCTGTCATTCACGAAGCTGTTCAGCCGTCTGTTTGCGAAGAAGGAGATGCGCATTCTGATGGTGGGTCTCGATGCGGCTGGTAAGACCACCATTCTCTATAAGCTCAAGCTCGGCGAGATCGTCACCACCATTCCCACCATTG GATTCAATGTGGAGACTGTGGAATACAAGAACATCAGCTTTACTGTGTGGGATGTCGGGGGTCAGGACAAG ATCCGACCTTTGTGGAGGCATTACTTCCAGAACACACAAGGACTTATCTTTGTGGTTGATAGCAACGATCGTGACCGTGTGGTTGAAGCCAGAGATGAGCTTCACAGAATGTTGAATGAG GATGAGTTGAGGGAGGCTGTGCTTCTTGTATTTGCAAACAAGCAAGATCTTCCAAATGCCATGAATGCTGCTGAAATAACTGATAAGCTTGGTCTTCACTCTCTCCGTCAACGCCACTG GTATATCCAGAGCACGTGCGCCACTTCTGGTGAAGGACTGTACGAGGGTCTTGACTGGCTCTCAAACAATATTGCAAACAAG GCATAG
- the LOC126583295 gene encoding ADP-ribosylation factor-like isoform X1, with protein sequence MHRQILRSTYSVKYSVGIGIAAKDSPFPFFLETLIRPRERNHRRSTLSLSLSLSSNSPSSSGSKMGLSFTKLFSRLFAKKEMRILMVGLDAAGKTTILYKLKLGEIVTTIPTIGFNVETVEYKNISFTVWDVGGQDKIRPLWRHYFQNTQGLIFVVDSNDRDRVVEARDELHRMLNEDELREAVLLVFANKQDLPNAMNAAEITDKLGLHSLRQRHWYIQSTCATSGEGLYEGLDWLSNNIANKVDSCSHTL encoded by the exons ATGCACAGACAGATCCTTCGTTCCACGTATAGCGTGAAATATAGCGTCGGTATCGGTATTGCTGCCAAGGACAGCC ccttccccttcttcttagAGACGCTCATACGCCCTAGAGAGAGAAACCACCGCAgatctactctctctctctctctctctctctcttcaaattCTCCATCTTCCTCAG GTTCGAAAATGGGGCTGTCATTCACGAAGCTGTTCAGCCGTCTGTTTGCGAAGAAGGAGATGCGCATTCTGATGGTGGGTCTCGATGCGGCTGGTAAGACCACCATTCTCTATAAGCTCAAGCTCGGCGAGATCGTCACCACCATTCCCACCATTG GATTCAATGTGGAGACTGTGGAATACAAGAACATCAGCTTTACTGTGTGGGATGTCGGGGGTCAGGACAAG ATCCGACCTTTGTGGAGGCATTACTTCCAGAACACACAAGGACTTATCTTTGTGGTTGATAGCAACGATCGTGACCGTGTGGTTGAAGCCAGAGATGAGCTTCACAGAATGTTGAATGAG GATGAGTTGAGGGAGGCTGTGCTTCTTGTATTTGCAAACAAGCAAGATCTTCCAAATGCCATGAATGCTGCTGAAATAACTGATAAGCTTGGTCTTCACTCTCTCCGTCAACGCCACTG GTATATCCAGAGCACGTGCGCCACTTCTGGTGAAGGACTGTACGAGGGTCTTGACTGGCTCTCAAACAATATTGCAAACAAGGTGGACTCATGCTCTCATACATTATAA
- the LOC126583295 gene encoding ADP-ribosylation factor-like isoform X3, which produces MGLSFTKLFSRLFAKKEMRILMVGLDAAGKTTILYKLKLGEIVTTIPTIGFNVETVEYKNISFTVWDVGGQDKIRPLWRHYFQNTQGLIFVVDSNDRDRVVEARDELHRMLNEDELREAVLLVFANKQDLPNAMNAAEITDKLGLHSLRQRHWYIQSTCATSGEGLYEGLDWLSNNIANKVDSCSHTL; this is translated from the exons ATGGGGCTGTCATTCACGAAGCTGTTCAGCCGTCTGTTTGCGAAGAAGGAGATGCGCATTCTGATGGTGGGTCTCGATGCGGCTGGTAAGACCACCATTCTCTATAAGCTCAAGCTCGGCGAGATCGTCACCACCATTCCCACCATTG GATTCAATGTGGAGACTGTGGAATACAAGAACATCAGCTTTACTGTGTGGGATGTCGGGGGTCAGGACAAG ATCCGACCTTTGTGGAGGCATTACTTCCAGAACACACAAGGACTTATCTTTGTGGTTGATAGCAACGATCGTGACCGTGTGGTTGAAGCCAGAGATGAGCTTCACAGAATGTTGAATGAG GATGAGTTGAGGGAGGCTGTGCTTCTTGTATTTGCAAACAAGCAAGATCTTCCAAATGCCATGAATGCTGCTGAAATAACTGATAAGCTTGGTCTTCACTCTCTCCGTCAACGCCACTG GTATATCCAGAGCACGTGCGCCACTTCTGGTGAAGGACTGTACGAGGGTCTTGACTGGCTCTCAAACAATATTGCAAACAAGGTGGACTCATGCTCTCATACATTATAA